ACACCCGAGCCGTTGGGGACGATTACGGTAATGCTTTGCGTCCCCATTGCGGTGGGTGAGGTGGAGAGCAATACGTTCGTGCTGTTGCTGCTGATTGTAACTGTCAGATCACCCGGCGCCGGCACGTCCAGTGCCCCCGTGGCGGGCACTTCCAGGTTGTTGCCTATCAACGTTTGAACCATGCGCAGCGACACGGATGGCTTGTTTACCGTGACGTTCAATTGCGCGCCGAAAGCCGGGGTGCTGAACCCGTTTGGCTGCGCCACGCTAAGCAACGTCGTGCAGGGCGTGGTGCAATTAGACGCCGGTTGGAAACTCAATGTCGAATTCGAGCTGTCGCCTGGATTGAACTGTGCAGTGCCCGGTATTGGTACGATTGTTCCTGTTCCCGTGTTTTGACTGCTGACGCCGACCCCCAAGGACACTCCCGGCCGCAACGTCCCTCCTTGTAAGAAAGGATTCGAGCCTGAATCGAGCATCCACAGTTCCACCGTGAGCGGGGTGGGTTGCGCGCTGGCACTGGTGCTGAAGTCCTTTCCGATGCCACTTGGTCCCCTCAGCAGGAAAGCCGATCCGTTCAATGCCACGTTGCTGGTTCCGGACGAGTATCCCGAAGCGCTCGCCGTCAATTGCACTGTGCCCGACGACGCCAGTGCCTGTACGTAGATCTGAGGAAGCGCAGTCAAGCCTTGTTGCACGTTGACGGTAACGCTGCTGCTCCCAACAGCCGTCGGATTCGTGCTCAGCAGCAGACGGGTCGGATCCGAACTGGTAATCGTGACCGGCAGCGTGGTGGACGGCGCCAGGGTGAGGTGACCGACGGCGACGGTCTGCTGATCAAACCCGATGGTGATGGGATTGAGCGTGATTGTAGGCGAGGCCACCGTGACCGTCAGCTGCGCTCCCGTATTCGGAACTGCAAATCCGGCCGGTTGCGTAACCGTGAGCAGGCTGGTTCCGGCGCTAAGCGGCTGGAAGTTAACCGCGCTGCTTTCGCTTTTCCCCGGCTGCACCACGGCAGGATTGCCGGCGATGGTGCCCGCCGATGGGGTTCCCGAATTGACCGTCGCGTTCACGGTCAGGCCGCCGCGCAGAACTTGGCTGGAAGAGAGGATGTTCCCCGCGCCATCCAATTGGACGGGATTGACGACGAGCGGAGAATTAGCGCCCATCAGAGCGGTGAAGTTCGCACCCGTGCCATTGGGGCCGCTGAGCACGAAGCCCGAGGGTGTTAGCGTGACCACGGCCGTGGCCGGCAGGTATCCGGGCGCCGTCATCGTAATCGTGGCCGTGCCCGAGGAATCCATTCCTTGCACCCACATGCCCGGGAACCCGAATCCGAATTTGCCCTGTCCGGGGGCGACATTGCCAGTGATCTGGGTTGTTCCTTGCGTCACGCCGTTCGGATCGGCTGCGGCAGCAACCAGCAAGACCTTTTTGGGATCGCTGCTGGTCATGGTGACCGGCAGAGTCGTGGTGGGCGGAGTATCGAGCGATCCGATCGCTCGCACCTCCAGGTTGGCCCCCACTGTGGTCGGCTGCAGGCTCAATTGGCCAAGGGAAATGCCGGTGCCCGATAACGTTACGTTCCGCGGACTGCCGGCAGCATCATCGGTAACCGTCATAGTCGCCGTGCGCGCACCCGGAGTGGGCGGCGTAAACGTAACTGTGACGCTGGCGTTGCCGCCATTCTTGGCGACCGTAAACGGCCCGGAAGGCGAGACGCTGAAATCAGAAATGTTGCCGGCAGTGACCGCCACACTCGAGACGTGGAGATCGGTTTCGCCACTGTTGGAGAGCACCACAATCTGCGAGGCGCTCGTGGTATTGATCGGCTGGGCGGCGAACGTAAGGCTGGTTGTGTTCAACGAGTCCGTCGCGGGCGTGGGCAGGCCGGTGCCAGTCAAGGTGAGCAACTGCGGGCTGGCCGGGGCGTTGTCGGTAAACAACAAGGTCGCCGTTCGCGATCCTTGCTGGCTTGGGGTGAAGTAGACGTAGTACACCAGCGATCCGCCCGGACGAATGGTTTGCGGGAAGGTGTTGGTTCCGGCAGCAATGCTAAAGCTGAAGTCGGTGGGATTGATCCCGCTCACCGCAATGTTGCTGATGACCAAGTTGCTCAGCCCGGTATTTTCGATGGTCAGCTGCTGCGGCGGGCTCTGCTGCTTATCCGTTTGCGATCCCATGTCGAAGGTGGTTGACGACGGGACAAAACTGATCGCCGGTTGCCCCAGCCCGTTGCCGCTCAGAAAGACAGTTTGTGGGCTGTTCGTCGCATTGTCGTTGATCTGGAGGGTTGCGCTGCGCGGGCCGAGTCCCGTTGGCCCTGGCGTGAAGATCACCGATATGGTTAGCGATCCGTTCACCGGCACCGTCGCGGGAGCGGTCGTGGTCGAGAAATCGGTGGCATTCGTCCCCGTGAAGGAGAAGCTGGTGATCGTCAGCGGCGCGCTGCCGATATTGGTCAGCGTCACCGTCTGCGGTGCGCTGGACTGGTTTACCAGCTGATCGGGGAAGTTGATGCTGGCGGCACTCAGGGAGACAGTTGGTGCAATTCCGATGCCCGACAGCTGCACCGAATGCGGCGAACCGGACGCGTTGTCGGTGATAGTGACAACCGCGCCCCTGTTCCCAATCGCGCCGGGCGTGAAGATTATGCCAACCGTGATACTCCCATTCACCGGCACCACGATCGGAGTTCCTGGCGCAGGCGGGACAAATGCAGAGAAAGCAAAGTCGCCGGTGTTTCCGTTCGTAATCGCCATCGAGGTGATCTGCAGATCGGTATTCCCGGTGTTGCTAATGGTGAATGCCGCGCTGGTGCTGGGGACAAGGACCATCTGGTTTCCGAAGTTGATGCTGGTTGTACTGAGCCCCAGGACCGGCGCACTACCGTTTCCGGTCAGCCCAATCGAATGCGGGCTGCCGGAAGCATTGTCGCTGGAGACCAGGCTGGCGGTTCGCGTGCCGCTCTGCGTGGGCGTGAAGTAGACGTTCGCGGTCAGGGTTCCGCCGGGCGCAACCGTCACCGGGAAGACGCCGAAACGTCCGAAGCTGATGCCGG
The window above is part of the Terriglobales bacterium genome. Proteins encoded here:
- a CDS encoding choice-of-anchor D domain-containing protein translates to NGTLNIAVIFTPSAAGARSAALQINDNAANTPQLVNLSGNGLSPSGPKFSPSPTSMTFGSQQLGQQSSPQTVSISNPGTDNLIISSLTTSGANAGDFSSQVTGGTGISFGRFGVFPVTVAPGGTLTANVYFTPTQSGTRTASLVSSDNASGSPHSIGLTGNGSAPVLGLSTTSINFGNQMVLVPSTSAAFTISNTGNTDLQITSMAITNGNTGDFAFSAFVPPAPGTPIVVPVNGSITVGIIFTPGAIGNRGAVVTITDNASGSPHSVQLSGIGIAPTVSLSAASINFPDQLVNQSSAPQTVTLTNIGSAPLTITSFSFTGTNATDFSTTTAPATVPVNGSLTISVIFTPGPTGLGPRSATLQINDNATNSPQTVFLSGNGLGQPAISFVPSSTTFDMGSQTDKQQSPPQQLTIENTGLSNLVISNIAVSGINPTDFSFSIAAGTNTFPQTIRPGGSLVYYVYFTPSQQGSRTATLLFTDNAPASPQLLTLTGTGLPTPATDSLNTTSLTFAAQPINTTSASQIVVLSNSGETDLHVSSVAVTAGNISDFSVSPSGPFTVAKNGGNASVTVTFTPPTPGARTATMTVTDDAAGSPRNVTLSGTGISLGQLSLQPTTVGANLEVRAIGSLDTPPTTTLPVTMTSSDPKKVLLVAAAADPNGVTQGTTQITGNVAPGQGKFGFGFPGMWVQGMDSSGTATITMTAPGYLPATAVVTLTPSGFVLSGPNGTGANFTALMGANSPLVVNPVQLDGAGNILSSSQVLRGGLTVNATVNSGTPSAGTIAGNPAVVQPGKSESSAVNFQPLSAGTSLLTVTQPAGFAVPNTGAQLTVTVASPTITLNPITIGFDQQTVAVGHLTLAPSTTLPVTITSSDPTRLLLSTNPTAVGSSSVTVNVQQGLTALPQIYVQALASSGTVQLTASASGYSSGTSNVALNGSAFLLRGPSGIGKDFSTSASAQPTPLTVELWMLDSGSNPFLQGGTLRPGVSLGVGVSSQNTGTGTIVPIPGTAQFNPGDSSNSTLSFQPASNCTTPCTTLLSVAQPNGFSTPAFGAQLNVTVNKPSVSLRMVQTLIGNNLEVPATGALDVPAPGDLTVTISSNSTNVLLSTSPTAMGTQSITVIVPNGSGVNASNFPFYYVQARASSGTAQLTASAPGFNPGSITVNLAPSGFVIIDSGGVGAGFGVQLVAGTTNVNLNPVLLDATGAPTSTVQQVAGGLAPSVTVSSDSSAVAVTSPVVIGGGSSGVTLTWTLQSKGTANITLGTPTGFTTLTSGNPISVSVF